Within Flagellimonas maritima, the genomic segment TTTAAATAAGAAAACAAGTTGAAAAAAGTTGTTGTAGGACTTTCAGGTGGGGTTGATTCTAGCGTTACCGCACATTTATTAAAAGAACAAGGCTACGAGGTCATCGGTCTTTTTATGAAGAATTGGCATGACGATTCTGTAATCATTTCCGATGAATGCCCTTGGGTGGAGGACAGCAATGATGCTCTTATTGTAGCTGAAAAGCTTGGAATTCCATTTCAAACAGTTGATCTGAGTGAAGTCTATAAAGAACGTATTGTGGATTATATGTTCTATGAATATGAAAGGGGGAGGACCCCAAATCCTGATGTGCTTTGCAACCGTGAAATAAAATTTGATGTATTCCTAAAGATAGCTTTGCAACTGGGAGCCGATTTTGTAGCTACTGGACATTATTGTAGAAAAGGAATCATTGAAAATGCTGATGGAACCGAAACTTATCGGCTTCTATCGGGATTGGACAATAATAAGGATCAATCCTATTTTCTATGTCAGCTTTCTCAAGAGCAATTGTCAAAAACATTGTTTCCTATTGGTTATCTAACAAAACCCGAGGTCAGAAAAATTGCAGCAGATCATGATTTGATAACTGCTGATAAAAAAGATTCACAGGGACTTTGCTTTATTGGCAAAGTACACCTGCCAGACTTTCTGCAACAAAAATTAAAGCCCAAAAAGGGTGTAATAGTTGAGGTGCCCAACAATGCTCCATATTTTACCAAAGAGACTCCTCATTTTGACGATAGGGTGGCAGCATTGGAATTCCAAGCCAAGAAACCAGCATATGTCCTTACAGATGGAAAGGTAGTTGGCGAACACCAAGGTGCGCACTTTTTTACTACAGGACAGCGAAAAGGATTGAATGTTGGGGGAACCAAGGAGCCACTTTTTGTAATAGATACA encodes:
- the mnmA gene encoding tRNA 2-thiouridine(34) synthase MnmA, which codes for MKKVVVGLSGGVDSSVTAHLLKEQGYEVIGLFMKNWHDDSVIISDECPWVEDSNDALIVAEKLGIPFQTVDLSEVYKERIVDYMFYEYERGRTPNPDVLCNREIKFDVFLKIALQLGADFVATGHYCRKGIIENADGTETYRLLSGLDNNKDQSYFLCQLSQEQLSKTLFPIGYLTKPEVRKIAADHDLITADKKDSQGLCFIGKVHLPDFLQQKLKPKKGVIVEVPNNAPYFTKETPHFDDRVAALEFQAKKPAYVLTDGKVVGEHQGAHFFTTGQRKGLNVGGTKEPLFVIDTDVNKNIIYTGQGKLHPGLLRNTLFVKENEVHWVREDLALKVDDTMEVKARIRYRQPLQKATLHKTDSGLYVDFQEKQSAITEGQFVAWYIDDELIGSGVIS